From one Misgurnus anguillicaudatus chromosome 2, ASM2758022v2, whole genome shotgun sequence genomic stretch:
- the LOC129441610 gene encoding macrophage mannose receptor 1-like codes for MNMSLFVLLLLSGLLCSASGLLREYQYINRNMTWTDAQSYCRERYTDLATVDSMGDVNRIINLVNATDGYRGSVWIGLQKAAQNRWVWSNGEDTISQYSPWGTGEPFGRGDCVSNSNNAWYDCGCEYFLRFACYNESTGYVRIDNATPWTKAQRYCRRYHTDLATVHNFQEQQQLHAVVGKWFSFWIGLFKDSWQWSDQWNLTFKNWAAGQPLESYGDCVAMLVADSGKWVRDSCDQQYHFICYGEAKLVKRQTVRLRLSNDGRYNLNDPLLQTAIMNEINKKLKSLGLTNARINWRKDEDGEVFHLSKRRVTANPNTTCDRHP; via the exons ATGAACATGAGTTTGTTTGTGCTGCTTCTGCTGTCAG GACTACTGTGCAGCGCTTCTGGTCTTTTGCGAGAGTATCAGTACATAAACAGGAATATGACATGGACAGATGCTCAGAGTTACTGTAGAGAGAGATACACTGATCTGGCTACTGTAGACTCGATGGGTGATGTGAACAGGATCATCAATTTAGTGAATGCAACGGATGGGTACCGAGGATCAGTGTGGATTGGACTGCAGAAGGCAGCACAGAATCGTTGGGTTTGGTCAAATGGAGAAGATACCATTTCACAGTACAGTCCATGGGGCACAGGAGAACCCTTTGGAAGAGGAGATTGTGTTTCAAATAGCAATAATGCTTGGTACGATTGTGGGTGTGAATACTTCTTACGTTTTGCATGTTACAATG AAAGTACTGGATATGTCAGAATAGATAATGCGACACCCTGGACAAAAGCACAAAGGTACTGCAGACGGTATCACACTGATCTGGCCACTGTCCACAACTTTCAAGAGCAGCAACAGTTACATGCAGTTGTTGGAAAATGGTTTAGCTTCTGGATTGGTCTGTTCAAGGACTCTTGGCAGTGGTCTGATCAGTGGAACCTTACCTTTAAAAATTGGGCAGCAGGACAACCATTGGAGAGTTATGGTGACTGTGTTGCCATGTTGGTTGCTGATTCTGGGAAATGGGTTCGAGACAGTTGTGACCAACAATACCATTTCATCTGCTATGGAG AGGCCAAGTTAGTTAAAAGACAAACTGTCAGACTGAGATTGTCCAATGATGGAAGATACAACTTGAATGATCCTTTACTGCAGACTGCCATTATGAATGAG ATAAATAAAAAGCTAAAGAGCCTTGGACTGACGAACGCACGGATAAACTGGAGAAAGGATGAAGATGGAGAGGTGTTTCATCTGAGTAAACGTAGAGTCACAGCCAATCCAAATACTACATGTGATAGGCACCCCTGA